The following proteins come from a genomic window of Candidatus Latescibacter sp.:
- a CDS encoding BlaI/MecI/CopY family transcriptional regulator yields MQKKLPALSKTEWNIMNICWKKGQASARVVYEETLREKQRSYQTVKTMLDRLAEKGYLRREKFGPIWLFATAVPRSAVLAREIESFVGTVLDNTLTPLFVHFAKKEKLSREEIEELRKLIEEKEEERHDTV; encoded by the coding sequence ATGCAGAAAAAACTTCCCGCACTCTCCAAAACCGAATGGAATATCATGAATATCTGCTGGAAAAAGGGGCAGGCCAGCGCACGTGTCGTCTATGAAGAAACGCTCCGTGAGAAGCAGCGGAGCTATCAGACAGTGAAAACCATGCTTGACCGCCTGGCGGAAAAAGGGTATCTCCGCCGCGAAAAATTCGGCCCCATCTGGCTCTTTGCAACCGCTGTCCCACGCTCCGCAGTGCTTGCCCGCGAGATCGAATCTTTCGTGGGAACCGTACTCGATAATACCCTGACTCCGCTCTTCGTACACTTCGCCAAAAAGGAAAAGCTGAGCCGAGAAGAGATCGAGGAGCTCAGGAAACTGATCGAGGAGAAAGAAGAGGAACGCCATGATACCGTTTGA